The Archocentrus centrarchus isolate MPI-CPG fArcCen1 chromosome 7, fArcCen1, whole genome shotgun sequence genome window below encodes:
- the dnase1l1l gene encoding deoxyribonuclease I-like 1-like, giving the protein MARCWPAISLPVRNALKSKMRTAGLLFVVGLCLLDAASSLKICAFNIQSFGESKSNNKKVMGILLKILSRCDLCLIQEVRDSKGEVIHALVKNLNRFDKSNPYSYVESERLGRKTYKEQYVYIYSNVLKVKEHYQYPKLEGKGSNETDVFSREPFIVRFHSPATLVKDFVLIGQHTSPKTAMKEIDELYTVFKRISKKWQTDNVIILGDLNAGCSYITTKGWRAVRLRSDPKFHWLIGDEQDTTVREKTHCAYDRIIVHGPEIISSIIPGSAQPFNFREHFHLTEAEALEVSDHFPVEVDLKTNHRYFLRHEL; this is encoded by the exons ATGGCTCGCTGCTGGCCTGCGATCAGTCTCCCGGTGAGAAACGCACTGAAG AGCAAGATGAGGACTGCAGGGCTGCTGTTTGTTGTGGGGCTGTGTTTGCTGGATGCGGCATCATCCCTCAAAATCTGTGCTTTTAATATTCAGAGCTTTGGAGAATCAAAGTCAAACAACAAGAAGGTCATGGGGATTCTACTGAAGATTCTTTCTCGGTGTGACTTGTGTCTTATTCAGGAAGTCCGAGACTCTAAAGGAGAAGTAATACACGCTTTGGTTAAGAATCTTAACAG ATTTGACAAATCCAACCCCTACTCTTATGTGGAAAGTGAAAGGCTGGGGAGGAAGACCTATAAGGAGCAGTATGTCTACATTTACAG CAATGTGCTGAAGGTCAAAGAGCATTATCAGTACCCTAAACTAGAAGGGAAGGGGTCCAATGAAACTGATGTTTTCTCCAGAGAGCCCTTCATCGTCCGCTTTCACTCCCCTGCTACAT tggtgAAGGATTTTGTCCTGATAGGGCAGCACACCAGTCCAAAAACTGCCATGAAGGAGATCGATGAACTGTACACTGTCTTCAAAAGGATATCCAAGAAGTGGCAGACAGAT AATGTGATCATCTTAGGGGACCTTAACGCCGGCTGCAGCTACATCACCACCAAGGGATGGAGAGCCGTGCGCTTGAGAAGTGACCCCAAATTTCACTGGCTAATTGGAGATGAGCAAGACACCACCGTCAGGGAAAAGACGCACTGTGCCTACGACAG GATCATTGTGCACGGACCGGAGATTATTTCCAGCATAATTCCAGGTTCTGCTCAGCCCTTCAACTTTAGAGAGCATTTCCATCTAACCGAGGCAGAG GCTCTTGAGGTCAGCGACCATTTTCCTGTAGAAGTTGACCTGAAAACCAACCACCGCTACTTCCTCCGCCATGAGCTGTAA
- the LOC115783422 gene encoding midasin isoform X1, with amino-acid sequence MEGFTDLLTDAFSDSVSDDAVVTETSVPSFPDEDLDFENLHFDEKSDKDGTENLTTNKEVALLQEATGEAAALFETKETAENVYEEQSDGESDEEDFEGEGVGAVNVDKTPEEDYSSSDGDSGQESSITVDDDEDEDIGTAETPGDLLMSVRCSDEFNDGNKEDEIFAEGQPLAPEDAESPQVRNKEGGEAESDEDVSYLKRIPGQGDETVIKAAETEEDEQESEEEKEEDSSDPECEGMKIELEENVTDQPFEEEEVENIYRDDPEEGGSEFPRVSSQNLQDLTGEVDNGEYAEKMKEFSGDEHQEAGESFADYPSDFSSCEYAEDGRKIQESRSNFWPGASEYSSYAQEDMTQMGSAEDSDEKEDGYLYSRDLEMDAENLMSLGVAIGEQVRSSTAVIKFDNEEETTESDCSSSDDEAHRCLQVLINNKQPVDSQIYAESSSDDHHISNNRADQAGFLSWDFDVLKTDTFLAEYLLSTEDMTETPLTDVNQHPTEYTSSYSDAQREVLKTTSPSYQGSLDDSFFFNNGVEASGITQRGQREEEEYEEDRNWEQEEKRIKAFNDFYGDGDEENGREGRQIKVQFCAEPLSQVIHYETDSDRDSLSSSTDSGKEDLSSAESSDEPRKPDVTLQVKPVCDPPKTQLPENTPDLSNTQTCPEKHKGASIMKLILTLALVTVMGLLMFWLATDQGEWLNQVFFF; translated from the exons ATGGAAGGTTTTACTGATCTCCTTACAGATGCATTTTCAG ATTCAGTTTCAGATGATGCTGTTGTTACAGAGACATCCGTTCCATCGTTCCCAGATGAAGATTTGGACTTTgagaatttgcattttgatgAAAAGTCTGACAAAGACGGGACAGAAAACTTAACAACAAACAAAGAGGTGGCACTGCTCCAGGAAGCAACAGgtgaagctgcagctctgtTTGAAACCAAAGAGACCGCTGAAAATGTTTATGAAGAGCAGTCAGATGGTGAAAGCGATGAGGAGGATTTTGAAGGTGAAGGGGTCGGTGCCGTAAACGTAGACAAAACACCAGAGGAGGACTACTCAAGCTCAGATGGAGATTCTGGACAGGAAAGCTCCATCACTGtagatgatgatgaggatgaggataTAGGAACAGCAGAGACACCAGGGGATTTGCTGATGTCAGTTCGTTGCAGTGATGAGTTCAACGATGGCAATAAGGAGGACGAGATCTTTGCAGAGGGACAACCTCTGGCCCCAGAGGATGCTGAAAGCCCTCAAGTTAGAAACAAGGAGGGAGGTGAGGCTGAGAGTGATGAGGATGTGTCCTATTTGAAAAGAATCCCTGGACAAGGCGATGAGACTGTgataaaagcagcagagacGGAAGAAGACGAGCAGGAGAgcgaagaagaaaaagaagaggactCATCTGATCCTGAGTGTGAGGGCATGAAAATCGAACTGGAAGAAAATGTTACTGATCAGCcctttgaggaggaggaggtggaaaaTATTTACAGGGATGACCCTGAGGAAGGAGGTTCGGAGTTTCCCCGCGTATCCTCTCAAAATCTCCAGGATCTCACCGGCGAAGTTGATAATGGGGAATATgctgagaaaatgaaagaattcTCGGGGGACGAGCACCAAGAGGCAGGTGAGAGCTTTGCAGATTATCCCTCAGACTTTTCTTCGTGTGAATATGCAGAAGATGGAAGAAAAATTCAGGAAAGCAGGTCAAATTTCTGGCCTGGTGCATCTGAATACAGTTCATATGCACAGGAAGATATGACACAGATGGGCAGCGCTGAGGACAGTGATGAGAAGGAAGACGGGTATCTGTACAGCAGAGATCTGGAGATGGATGCTGAGAACTTAATGAGCCTGGGCGTGGCAATTGGAGAACAAGTCAGAAGCAGCACTGCCGTGATCAAGTTTGACAATGAAGAAGAGACAACTGAGAGCGACTGCAGCTCCAGTGATGATGAGGCTCATAGGTGCCTTCAAGTTCTTATAAACAACAAGCAGCCGGTGGACAGTCAGATTTATGCCGAGAGCAGCTCTGATGACCATCACATCTCAAACAACAGAGCAGATCAAGCAGGTTTCCTCAGCTGGGACTTCGATGTGTTAAAAACTGATACCTTTCTGGCTGAATACCTGTTAAGCACAGAAGACATGACAGAAACACCTCTCACAGATGTTAACCAGCACCCCACAGAATATACAAGCAGCTACTCTGATGCACAGAGAGAGGTTCTCAAAACCACAAGCCCTTCCTACCAGGGATCCCTCGATGATAGCTTCTTCTTCAACAATGGTGTCGAGGCCTCAGGCATCACCCAGCGGGGACAGCGGGAGGAAGAGGAGTACGAAGAAGACAGGAACTGGGaacaagaagagaagagaataaAAGCTTTCAACGATTTTTATGGTGACGGTGACGAGGAGAATGGAAGAGAAG ggaGGCAGATAAAGGTGCAGTTTTGTGCAGAGCCATTGTCTCAAGTTATTCATTATGAAACTGACAG tgacagagattcactcagcagctccacagacAGCGGGAAGGAGGACCTGAGCTCTGCAGAATCATCTGAC GAACCGAGGAAGCCTGACGTCACCCTGCAAGTGAAACCTGTTTGTGACCCTCCCAAAACTCAGCTACCAGAGAACACGCCAGACCTCAGCAACACACAAACCTGCCCAGAGAAACACAAG GGTGCCAGCATCATGAAGCTGATACTGACATTGGCTCTGGTGACAGTGATGGGACTGCTGATGTTCTGGTTGGCTACAGATCAAGGAGAATGGCTCAACcaggttttcttcttttag
- the LOC115783422 gene encoding midasin isoform X2 yields the protein MEGFTDLLTDAFSETSVPSFPDEDLDFENLHFDEKSDKDGTENLTTNKEVALLQEATGEAAALFETKETAENVYEEQSDGESDEEDFEGEGVGAVNVDKTPEEDYSSSDGDSGQESSITVDDDEDEDIGTAETPGDLLMSVRCSDEFNDGNKEDEIFAEGQPLAPEDAESPQVRNKEGGEAESDEDVSYLKRIPGQGDETVIKAAETEEDEQESEEEKEEDSSDPECEGMKIELEENVTDQPFEEEEVENIYRDDPEEGGSEFPRVSSQNLQDLTGEVDNGEYAEKMKEFSGDEHQEAGESFADYPSDFSSCEYAEDGRKIQESRSNFWPGASEYSSYAQEDMTQMGSAEDSDEKEDGYLYSRDLEMDAENLMSLGVAIGEQVRSSTAVIKFDNEEETTESDCSSSDDEAHRCLQVLINNKQPVDSQIYAESSSDDHHISNNRADQAGFLSWDFDVLKTDTFLAEYLLSTEDMTETPLTDVNQHPTEYTSSYSDAQREVLKTTSPSYQGSLDDSFFFNNGVEASGITQRGQREEEEYEEDRNWEQEEKRIKAFNDFYGDGDEENGREGRQIKVQFCAEPLSQVIHYETDSDRDSLSSSTDSGKEDLSSAESSDEPRKPDVTLQVKPVCDPPKTQLPENTPDLSNTQTCPEKHKGASIMKLILTLALVTVMGLLMFWLATDQGEWLNQVFFF from the exons ATGGAAGGTTTTACTGATCTCCTTACAGATGCATTTTCAG AGACATCCGTTCCATCGTTCCCAGATGAAGATTTGGACTTTgagaatttgcattttgatgAAAAGTCTGACAAAGACGGGACAGAAAACTTAACAACAAACAAAGAGGTGGCACTGCTCCAGGAAGCAACAGgtgaagctgcagctctgtTTGAAACCAAAGAGACCGCTGAAAATGTTTATGAAGAGCAGTCAGATGGTGAAAGCGATGAGGAGGATTTTGAAGGTGAAGGGGTCGGTGCCGTAAACGTAGACAAAACACCAGAGGAGGACTACTCAAGCTCAGATGGAGATTCTGGACAGGAAAGCTCCATCACTGtagatgatgatgaggatgaggataTAGGAACAGCAGAGACACCAGGGGATTTGCTGATGTCAGTTCGTTGCAGTGATGAGTTCAACGATGGCAATAAGGAGGACGAGATCTTTGCAGAGGGACAACCTCTGGCCCCAGAGGATGCTGAAAGCCCTCAAGTTAGAAACAAGGAGGGAGGTGAGGCTGAGAGTGATGAGGATGTGTCCTATTTGAAAAGAATCCCTGGACAAGGCGATGAGACTGTgataaaagcagcagagacGGAAGAAGACGAGCAGGAGAgcgaagaagaaaaagaagaggactCATCTGATCCTGAGTGTGAGGGCATGAAAATCGAACTGGAAGAAAATGTTACTGATCAGCcctttgaggaggaggaggtggaaaaTATTTACAGGGATGACCCTGAGGAAGGAGGTTCGGAGTTTCCCCGCGTATCCTCTCAAAATCTCCAGGATCTCACCGGCGAAGTTGATAATGGGGAATATgctgagaaaatgaaagaattcTCGGGGGACGAGCACCAAGAGGCAGGTGAGAGCTTTGCAGATTATCCCTCAGACTTTTCTTCGTGTGAATATGCAGAAGATGGAAGAAAAATTCAGGAAAGCAGGTCAAATTTCTGGCCTGGTGCATCTGAATACAGTTCATATGCACAGGAAGATATGACACAGATGGGCAGCGCTGAGGACAGTGATGAGAAGGAAGACGGGTATCTGTACAGCAGAGATCTGGAGATGGATGCTGAGAACTTAATGAGCCTGGGCGTGGCAATTGGAGAACAAGTCAGAAGCAGCACTGCCGTGATCAAGTTTGACAATGAAGAAGAGACAACTGAGAGCGACTGCAGCTCCAGTGATGATGAGGCTCATAGGTGCCTTCAAGTTCTTATAAACAACAAGCAGCCGGTGGACAGTCAGATTTATGCCGAGAGCAGCTCTGATGACCATCACATCTCAAACAACAGAGCAGATCAAGCAGGTTTCCTCAGCTGGGACTTCGATGTGTTAAAAACTGATACCTTTCTGGCTGAATACCTGTTAAGCACAGAAGACATGACAGAAACACCTCTCACAGATGTTAACCAGCACCCCACAGAATATACAAGCAGCTACTCTGATGCACAGAGAGAGGTTCTCAAAACCACAAGCCCTTCCTACCAGGGATCCCTCGATGATAGCTTCTTCTTCAACAATGGTGTCGAGGCCTCAGGCATCACCCAGCGGGGACAGCGGGAGGAAGAGGAGTACGAAGAAGACAGGAACTGGGaacaagaagagaagagaataaAAGCTTTCAACGATTTTTATGGTGACGGTGACGAGGAGAATGGAAGAGAAG ggaGGCAGATAAAGGTGCAGTTTTGTGCAGAGCCATTGTCTCAAGTTATTCATTATGAAACTGACAG tgacagagattcactcagcagctccacagacAGCGGGAAGGAGGACCTGAGCTCTGCAGAATCATCTGAC GAACCGAGGAAGCCTGACGTCACCCTGCAAGTGAAACCTGTTTGTGACCCTCCCAAAACTCAGCTACCAGAGAACACGCCAGACCTCAGCAACACACAAACCTGCCCAGAGAAACACAAG GGTGCCAGCATCATGAAGCTGATACTGACATTGGCTCTGGTGACAGTGATGGGACTGCTGATGTTCTGGTTGGCTACAGATCAAGGAGAATGGCTCAACcaggttttcttcttttag